One genomic window of Polaromonas sp. SP1 includes the following:
- a CDS encoding substrate-binding domain-containing protein has product MHKVELSYLLTPQRGKNTLIRNPLMDLLHAVREQGSISKAAKALDLSYRHVWGALKGWEQTLGRTLIVWDKGQRARLTEFGEKLLWAERQAQARLAPQIEALRGDIERAFSTAFDDNAHVLTMYASHDAALTALRDQASPRGLHLDIRFMGSVDAIAALNAGRCMMAGFHTLDQPGSQSVTAQTYRNLLKPGLHKLIGFAHRTQGLIVAKNNPLGIAGIADLARPGVRYVNRAEGTGTRVLLDELLGKAGVEASGIQGYESQEPSHSAVAQAIAGNAADAGLGIETAAREKGLSFIPLAQERYHLVCLKSELPTPQVQALLKELQSRDWQTTLEGLPGYSGELAQGGKVLSLRATLPWWTYRKEKSDKNVL; this is encoded by the coding sequence ATGCATAAAGTAGAACTCTCTTACCTGCTCACACCACAGCGCGGCAAAAACACCCTGATACGCAACCCGCTGATGGATTTGCTCCATGCCGTACGCGAACAGGGCTCGATCTCCAAAGCGGCCAAGGCGCTTGATCTCTCGTACCGGCATGTGTGGGGCGCGCTCAAGGGCTGGGAGCAGACGCTGGGACGCACGCTGATCGTCTGGGACAAGGGCCAGCGCGCGCGGCTCACCGAATTCGGCGAGAAGCTGCTGTGGGCCGAGCGGCAGGCGCAGGCCCGGCTGGCGCCGCAGATCGAGGCCTTGCGCGGCGACATCGAACGCGCGTTTTCCACCGCCTTCGACGACAACGCCCACGTGCTCACGATGTACGCCAGCCACGACGCGGCGCTCACGGCCCTGCGCGACCAGGCCAGCCCGCGCGGGCTGCACCTGGACATCCGCTTCATGGGCAGCGTCGACGCCATCGCGGCGCTGAACGCGGGGCGCTGCATGATGGCCGGCTTTCACACACTGGACCAGCCCGGCAGCCAATCCGTTACCGCACAGACTTACCGCAACCTGCTCAAGCCCGGGCTGCACAAGCTGATCGGCTTTGCCCATCGCACGCAGGGCCTCATCGTTGCCAAAAACAATCCGCTGGGCATTGCCGGCATCGCCGATCTGGCGCGGCCCGGCGTGCGCTACGTCAACCGGGCCGAGGGCACCGGCACGCGCGTGCTGCTGGACGAACTGCTGGGCAAGGCCGGTGTAGAAGCCTCCGGCATCCAGGGATACGAGAGCCAGGAGCCGTCGCACTCGGCCGTCGCGCAAGCGATTGCCGGCAATGCGGCGGATGCGGGCCTGGGCATTGAAACGGCGGCGCGCGAAAAAGGCTTGAGCTTCATCCCGCTGGCCCAGGAGCGTTACCACCTGGTGTGCCTGAAGTCCGAGCTGCCCACGCCGCAGGTGCAGGCGCTGCTCAAGGAGCTGCAAAGCCGCGACTGGCAAACCACGCTGGAAGGATTGCCCGGCTACAGCGGCGAGCTGGCGCAAGGCGGCAAGGTGCTGTCATTGCGCGCCACCCTGCCGTGGTGGACCTACCGCAAGGAAAAATCAGACAAAAACGTGCTCTAG
- a CDS encoding ABC transporter permease has protein sequence MNTFSDSAATALTLITSLDPMLASIVARSLAVSASACVIACGAGLLLGAWLGVSRFRGRGAVLALLNTALALPSVVVGLVVYLLLSRSGPLGFLGWLFSFKAMVLAQAVLVLPVVTALVRQTIEDAERSHGEQFQSLGAGRFVRGLILLWDERYALLTVLIAAFGRAISEVGAVMVVGGNIDGFTRVMTTSIALETSKGDLPLALALGIVLLGVVLVLNILIAGVRRWRERFDDRVPEMAAGIATRGGPA, from the coding sequence ATGAACACCTTCTCCGACAGCGCCGCCACGGCCCTCACCCTCATCACCTCGCTTGATCCCATGCTGGCCAGCATCGTCGCCCGGTCGCTGGCCGTGAGCGCCTCCGCCTGCGTGATCGCCTGCGGCGCCGGCCTGCTGCTGGGCGCATGGCTGGGCGTGTCGCGCTTTCGCGGCCGGGGCGCCGTGCTGGCGTTGCTCAACACCGCGCTGGCCCTGCCGTCGGTGGTGGTCGGGCTGGTGGTGTACCTGCTGCTGTCGCGAAGCGGGCCGCTGGGTTTTCTGGGCTGGCTGTTTTCCTTCAAGGCCATGGTGCTGGCGCAAGCCGTCCTGGTGCTGCCGGTCGTCACCGCGCTGGTGCGCCAGACGATTGAAGACGCCGAACGATCCCATGGCGAGCAATTCCAGTCGCTGGGCGCGGGCCGTTTTGTGCGCGGCCTGATTCTTTTGTGGGACGAGCGTTACGCCTTGCTCACGGTGCTGATCGCCGCCTTCGGCCGCGCCATTTCAGAAGTCGGCGCGGTGATGGTGGTGGGCGGCAATATCGACGGCTTCACGCGCGTGATGACCACCTCCATCGCGCTGGAAACCAGCAAGGGCGATTTGCCGCTGGCGCTGGCCCTGGGCATCGTCTTGCTGGGCGTGGTGCTGGTGCTGAACATCCTGATCGCGGGGGTGCGGCGCTGGCGCGAGCGATTCGACGACCGCGTGCCCGAGATGGCCGCCGGCATTGCCACGCGCGGAGGCCCGGCATGA
- a CDS encoding extracellular solute-binding protein: MASTTSTEQSGLFTYLLPEFKKAAGIDIKVVAVGTGQAIDMGRRGDADVLFVHDQVAEEKVVAEGFAVKRFPVMYNDFVLIGPAADPAKTKGKDIVEALKKLNAANANFVSRGDKSGTHAAELRYWKAAGVETPGDKPAFANYKACGCGMGPALNIAASSGGYVLADRGTWLSFKNRGDLAVLVEGDTKLFNQYGVMVVNPAKHPQTKVVEAQKFVDWVISPAGQNVIAGYKINGEQLFFPNATK, translated from the coding sequence ATGGCTTCGACCACCTCGACCGAGCAGTCCGGCCTCTTCACCTACTTGTTGCCCGAGTTCAAAAAGGCCGCCGGCATCGACATCAAGGTGGTGGCGGTCGGCACCGGCCAGGCCATCGACATGGGCCGCCGCGGCGACGCCGACGTGCTCTTTGTGCACGACCAGGTGGCCGAAGAAAAAGTCGTGGCCGAAGGTTTTGCCGTCAAACGCTTTCCGGTCATGTACAACGACTTCGTACTGATCGGCCCCGCCGCCGACCCCGCCAAAACCAAAGGCAAGGACATCGTGGAGGCGCTGAAAAAGCTCAACGCGGCGAATGCCAATTTCGTCTCGCGCGGCGACAAGAGCGGTACGCACGCCGCCGAGCTGCGTTACTGGAAAGCAGCCGGTGTTGAAACGCCCGGCGACAAACCCGCATTTGCCAACTACAAGGCCTGCGGCTGCGGCATGGGTCCGGCCCTCAACATCGCGGCCAGCAGCGGCGGCTATGTGCTGGCCGATCGCGGCACCTGGCTCTCCTTCAAGAACCGCGGCGACCTGGCCGTGCTGGTCGAAGGCGACACCAAGCTGTTCAACCAATACGGCGTGATGGTGGTGAACCCCGCCAAGCACCCGCAGACCAAAGTGGTGGAAGCGCAGAAGTTTGTGGACTGGGTGATTTCGCCCGCCGGCCAGAACGTGATTGCGGGCTACAAAATTAACGGCGAGCAGCTCTTCTTTCCAAATGCCACGAAATGA
- a CDS encoding molybdate ABC transporter substrate-binding protein, translating to MAHAQSSAPASADPAPLRVYAAGSLREALTETARAYETRTGIKTQLTFGASGLLRERIEKGEPAQVFASADTQHPERLFDAAGSAWAQPTMFVRNQLCALAVPQLKADSGKLLALMLDPAVKLGTSTPKADPSGDYAWEVFRKAEALKPGAYAALDAKALKLTGSPETPQPPAGRGVYEWLISEGRADLFLTYCTNAVAVRKDVPSVNIVQMPVALQVSAAYGLTARRGDEAAAKFAAYLLTPEAQDVFRRFGFGAP from the coding sequence ATGGCGCACGCCCAGTCGTCCGCACCAGCTTCCGCCGATCCCGCGCCGCTGCGCGTGTACGCGGCGGGCAGCCTGCGCGAGGCGCTCACCGAAACAGCACGCGCCTACGAAACCCGCACGGGCATCAAAACCCAGCTGACCTTCGGTGCCTCGGGCCTGCTGCGCGAACGCATTGAAAAAGGCGAACCGGCGCAGGTGTTTGCTTCGGCCGATACGCAGCATCCCGAGCGCCTGTTTGACGCGGCGGGCAGTGCGTGGGCACAACCCACGATGTTTGTGCGCAACCAGTTGTGCGCGCTGGCCGTGCCGCAGCTCAAGGCCGATTCGGGCAAGCTGCTTGCGCTGATGCTGGACCCGGCCGTCAAGCTCGGTACTTCCACGCCCAAGGCCGATCCGTCAGGCGACTACGCCTGGGAAGTGTTCCGCAAGGCCGAGGCGCTCAAGCCCGGCGCCTACGCGGCGCTGGACGCCAAGGCGCTCAAGCTCACCGGTTCGCCCGAGACACCCCAGCCTCCGGCCGGCCGGGGAGTGTATGAGTGGCTGATCAGCGAAGGGCGGGCGGATCTTTTCCTGACTTACTGCACCAATGCGGTGGCGGTTCGCAAAGACGTGCCCAGTGTGAACATCGTGCAGATGCCGGTCGCCTTGCAGGTGAGTGCTGCTTATGGGTTGACGGCGCGCCGTGGTGATGAGGCGGCTGCGAAGTTTGCTGCTTATCTTCTGACGCCGGAAGCACAAGACGTGTTTCGGCGGTTTGGGTTTGGGGCGCCTTGA
- the senA gene encoding selenoneine synthase SenA produces MASYAQPDSTPRPLPDGEAALIDSPRVRSAGPDVLSLALMDARNHSLHLFAQFQRVLESSGAQSLQRPDVNPPLWALGHVAWFQEWWIGRNVQRALGTRCSPTPTRLASIEPHADRWWNPEAAPRAGRWSLDLPDMAACRAYLLDTLEGTLDLLGKAGTASHDALYFYRLCLFHEDMRAEAMARAAQVLGLALDKPLQAAFTPRPMALREPLLVPATVWQMGSAPGADAGFAFDNERAVHAVSVPEFEIDAQPVTWAQYVEFVGDGGYDREELWHPDGWRWLQEQAAAEGRRGPRYVDQIGITSGAVIQNRFGVPCRMQASQPALHVSWWEADAWCRWAGRRLPAEVEWELAAHTAARRGFYWGDVWEWMGTTFGPYPGFSPDPWQRYSLPWFGTHKVLRGASFATRARMKNPKHRSFMLPGRDDTFCGFRSCAL; encoded by the coding sequence TTGGCTTCATACGCTCAGCCCGATTCAACGCCCCGCCCCCTGCCGGACGGGGAGGCCGCCCTGATCGATTCACCGCGGGTGCGCAGCGCCGGCCCCGATGTGCTGTCGCTTGCCCTGATGGATGCGCGCAACCACAGCCTGCATCTTTTTGCGCAGTTCCAGCGCGTGCTTGAAAGCAGCGGCGCGCAGTCGCTGCAACGCCCCGATGTCAATCCTCCCTTGTGGGCGCTGGGCCATGTGGCCTGGTTCCAGGAGTGGTGGATAGGCCGCAACGTGCAGCGGGCCCTGGGCACGCGCTGCTCACCCACGCCGACCCGGCTTGCCTCCATCGAGCCCCACGCCGACCGCTGGTGGAATCCGGAGGCCGCGCCGCGGGCCGGGCGCTGGTCGCTGGACTTGCCGGACATGGCCGCCTGCCGCGCCTACCTGCTCGACACGCTGGAGGGCACGCTCGACCTGCTCGGCAAGGCCGGCACGGCAAGCCACGATGCCTTGTACTTCTACCGGCTGTGTCTTTTTCATGAGGACATGCGCGCCGAAGCCATGGCCCGCGCCGCACAGGTGCTGGGCCTTGCGCTGGACAAACCGCTGCAGGCGGCTTTCACGCCGCGGCCCATGGCACTGCGAGAGCCCCTGCTGGTTCCGGCCACGGTCTGGCAGATGGGCAGTGCGCCCGGCGCGGATGCCGGCTTTGCCTTTGACAACGAAAGGGCGGTGCACGCCGTGAGCGTGCCCGAGTTCGAGATCGACGCCCAGCCCGTGACCTGGGCGCAGTACGTGGAGTTTGTGGGGGACGGCGGCTATGACCGCGAGGAGCTCTGGCACCCCGACGGCTGGCGCTGGCTGCAGGAGCAGGCCGCCGCCGAGGGCCGGCGCGGGCCGCGGTATGTCGACCAGATCGGCATCACCAGCGGCGCGGTGATACAAAACCGCTTCGGCGTGCCTTGCCGCATGCAGGCCAGCCAGCCGGCCTTGCACGTCAGCTGGTGGGAGGCCGATGCCTGGTGCCGCTGGGCCGGGCGCCGCCTGCCGGCTGAAGTCGAATGGGAGCTGGCGGCCCACACCGCCGCACGCCGCGGTTTTTACTGGGGTGACGTGTGGGAGTGGATGGGCACCACCTTCGGTCCCTACCCGGGCTTTTCGCCCGACCCGTGGCAGCGTTATTCCTTGCCCTGGTTCGGCACGCACAAGGTGCTGCGCGGCGCCTCGTTTGCCACGCGTGCGCGCATGAAAAACCCGAAACACCGCAGCTTCATGCTGCCGGGGCGTGACGACACGTTTTGCGGCTTCCGCTCCTGCGCGCTATAA
- a CDS encoding DUF2946 family protein, with the protein MWTRLATWLSFLAVAAALWAPVSMLAQDVRTGKLGGVCSVNTFEAASADGSGAAGNDAGQSGMRCDLCGSLALVLPALPEAAEPCFAGNEVVAADFPAATSAAIPGLPFSRGPPAL; encoded by the coding sequence ATGTGGACTCGCCTCGCCACCTGGCTGAGTTTCCTCGCCGTGGCGGCGGCCTTGTGGGCGCCGGTGTCCATGCTGGCGCAGGATGTGCGCACCGGCAAGCTGGGTGGTGTTTGCAGCGTCAACACCTTTGAGGCGGCTTCCGCCGACGGCAGCGGCGCCGCCGGCAACGATGCCGGGCAGTCGGGCATGCGCTGCGACCTCTGCGGCTCCCTCGCGCTGGTGTTGCCGGCGCTGCCCGAAGCGGCGGAACCGTGCTTTGCCGGCAACGAAGTGGTTGCCGCCGACTTCCCTGCGGCCACCAGCGCCGCCATACCCGGGCTGCCTTTCAGCCGCGGGCCCCCTGCACTTTGA
- a CDS encoding TonB-dependent receptor, with protein sequence MKHFRAPAALALHGAVALAWPAASFAQSAPSPSDAPARSLGVVTVNSGQPTSLPTQIPTTLEGITREQIEQTINATDSEDALKYFPSLLVRKRYIGDYNHAILSSRASGTGNSARSAVYADGILLSNYLGNGIANGTNYAPRWGLVTPEEIERVDVLYGPFSAAYPGNSVGAVVDYVTRMPTRFEAHAKLSGFTQNFKLYGTDSSFSGSQASASLGSRNGDWSWFINANRTQSAGQPLTFATRTLSATAPAPGATVVSGAVPGFNTRNVPWLLLGGATQYETGQEHLKFKVAYDFSSTVRASYTLGYWKNTAENRSQSFLRNAAGAPVYSGNVNINGRGYTLAASDFGVSNEALTHVMHGLSVKSNTQGVWDWEVAGSLYDYQKDQARAATTPQPGALNGGAGTLQDQDGTGWNTLAFKGTWRPDGIKGAHIVDFGFQQDSYELRILKSNAANWLTSGPGTVVSDVGGKTRLRSVYAQDAWAFAPKWKTVLGARLENWTASSGFTSFGAGNAANTGYAARSDNAISPKAALSYQWSSDTVLKASAGRAVRFPTVGELYGATATVNSQYINDPKLRPEKSWTTELTAEKDLGNSLLRVTFFTENVRDSLYSQTTFDPVANANISRVQNVGRIKTQGVEVAFSGNDVFKKGLDLSGSVTYADSRIKENGGFVATPGDTVGKYQPRVPVWRATALASYRFDPAWTATFGARYSGKQFSSLDNADVNGFAYQGTSKYFTTDVRVRYQVNKQWSAAVGIDNLNNYQYWNFHPYPQRTFMAELNFSL encoded by the coding sequence ATGAAACATTTCCGCGCACCTGCTGCGCTGGCCCTGCATGGCGCTGTCGCGCTCGCGTGGCCGGCAGCAAGCTTTGCCCAATCCGCGCCTTCTCCTTCTGATGCCCCCGCCAGATCCCTGGGCGTGGTGACCGTCAACAGCGGCCAGCCGACCTCCCTGCCCACGCAGATCCCGACCACGCTCGAAGGCATCACGCGCGAGCAGATCGAGCAAACCATCAACGCGACCGACAGCGAAGATGCGCTCAAGTACTTCCCGAGCCTGCTAGTGCGCAAGCGCTATATCGGCGACTACAACCACGCCATTCTTTCCAGCCGCGCCTCGGGCACTGGCAACAGCGCGCGCTCGGCGGTGTATGCCGACGGCATTTTGCTGTCCAACTATTTGGGCAACGGCATTGCCAACGGCACCAACTACGCGCCGCGCTGGGGCCTGGTCACACCGGAAGAAATCGAGCGTGTCGATGTTCTGTATGGCCCGTTTTCTGCCGCCTATCCAGGCAACTCGGTCGGCGCGGTGGTCGATTACGTCACGCGCATGCCGACGAGATTTGAGGCGCACGCCAAACTCAGCGGCTTCACGCAAAACTTCAAGCTCTACGGCACCGACAGCAGCTTCAGCGGCAGCCAGGCCAGCGCCTCGCTGGGCAGCCGCAATGGCGACTGGTCGTGGTTTATCAATGCCAACCGCACCCAAAGCGCGGGCCAGCCGCTGACCTTTGCGACACGCACCTTGAGCGCCACCGCGCCGGCGCCCGGCGCAACCGTGGTGAGCGGCGCGGTCCCCGGCTTCAACACACGCAATGTCCCCTGGCTGCTGCTGGGCGGCGCCACGCAGTACGAGACCGGGCAGGAGCACCTCAAGTTCAAGGTCGCCTACGATTTTTCATCGACGGTGCGCGCCAGCTACACACTGGGCTACTGGAAGAACACAGCGGAGAACCGTTCGCAAAGCTTTTTGCGCAATGCAGCCGGTGCGCCGGTGTACAGCGGCAATGTCAACATCAACGGCCGCGGCTACACGCTGGCGGCCAGTGATTTCGGCGTGAGCAATGAGGCGCTGACCCACGTGATGCACGGCCTGTCGGTCAAGTCCAACACGCAGGGGGTGTGGGACTGGGAAGTGGCGGGCAGTTTGTACGACTACCAGAAGGACCAGGCCCGCGCCGCCACCACCCCGCAGCCGGGCGCATTGAACGGCGGCGCCGGCACCCTGCAAGACCAGGATGGCACCGGCTGGAACACGCTGGCCTTCAAGGGCACCTGGCGGCCTGACGGCATCAAGGGCGCACACATTGTGGACTTCGGCTTTCAGCAAGACAGCTACGAGCTGCGCATCCTCAAATCCAATGCCGCCAACTGGCTGACCAGCGGGCCGGGCACGGTGGTGAGCGATGTGGGCGGCAAGACGCGTTTGCGCAGCGTGTATGCGCAAGACGCCTGGGCCTTTGCGCCGAAGTGGAAAACGGTGTTGGGCGCGCGGCTGGAGAACTGGACGGCCTCCAGCGGGTTTACCAGCTTTGGCGCGGGCAACGCCGCCAATACCGGCTATGCGGCGCGCAGCGACAACGCCATCTCGCCCAAGGCGGCGCTCTCGTACCAATGGTCGTCTGACACGGTGCTCAAGGCCTCGGCGGGGCGCGCGGTGCGCTTTCCGACGGTGGGCGAGCTGTACGGCGCGACGGCCACCGTCAATTCGCAGTACATCAACGACCCCAAGCTGCGGCCCGAAAAGTCGTGGACGACCGAGCTGACGGCGGAGAAGGACCTGGGCAACAGCCTGCTGCGCGTGACCTTTTTTACCGAGAACGTGCGCGACTCGCTGTATTCGCAAACCACGTTTGACCCGGTGGCCAACGCCAACATCAGCCGCGTGCAAAACGTCGGCCGCATCAAGACGCAAGGTGTGGAAGTCGCCTTCAGCGGCAACGACGTGTTCAAAAAAGGCCTGGACCTGAGCGGCAGCGTGACCTATGCCGATTCGCGCATCAAGGAGAACGGCGGTTTTGTGGCGACACCAGGCGACACGGTGGGCAAGTACCAGCCGCGCGTGCCGGTGTGGCGCGCCACGGCCCTGGCCAGCTACCGGTTTGACCCGGCCTGGACGGCGACGTTCGGCGCGCGCTACAGCGGCAAGCAGTTTTCCAGCCTCGACAACGCCGACGTAAACGGCTTTGCCTACCAGGGCACCAGCAAGTACTTCACCACCGATGTGCGCGTGCGTTACCAGGTCAACAAGCAGTGGAGCGCGGCGGTCGGCATCGACAACCTCAACAACTACCAGTACTGGAATTTCCACCCGTATCCGCAGCGCACCTTCATGGCTGAACTCAATTTCAGCCTGTGA
- a CDS encoding phosphate ABC transporter ATP-binding protein, with amino-acid sequence MTQVFNLHGIDVRFGQVHALSDCSLRIKAGERLALVGANGSGKSTLLRTLNGLVRPAAGSFQHDVQARQAMLFQRPYMLRTSVLNNVALGLWLGGVRWADAKASALAALERVGLEHLATRNAKALSGGQQQRVALARAWALKPQVLLLDEPTASLDPTAKREVERLMAEFADAGMTLIFSSHNLGQVKRLASRVIYLEQGRLLADLPTADFFNGPIPAEAEAFLKGELA; translated from the coding sequence ATGACGCAGGTCTTCAACCTGCACGGCATCGACGTGCGATTCGGCCAGGTGCATGCGCTCAGCGATTGTTCGCTGCGCATCAAGGCCGGGGAACGGCTGGCGCTGGTGGGCGCCAACGGCAGCGGCAAAAGCACGCTGCTCAGAACCCTCAACGGCCTGGTGCGGCCCGCGGCCGGCAGCTTCCAGCATGACGTCCAGGCGCGGCAGGCCATGCTGTTCCAGCGGCCCTACATGCTGCGCACCAGCGTGCTCAACAACGTCGCCCTGGGCCTGTGGCTGGGCGGTGTGCGCTGGGCGGATGCGAAGGCGAGCGCGTTGGCCGCGCTGGAGCGTGTGGGGCTGGAGCACCTGGCCACGCGCAACGCCAAGGCCCTGTCGGGCGGCCAGCAGCAGCGTGTGGCGCTGGCGCGGGCCTGGGCGCTGAAGCCGCAGGTGCTGCTGCTCGACGAGCCCACCGCCAGCCTGGATCCGACGGCCAAACGCGAGGTCGAGCGCCTGATGGCCGAGTTTGCGGATGCCGGCATGACGCTGATTTTCAGCAGCCACAACCTGGGCCAGGTCAAGCGCCTGGCCAGCCGCGTGATTTACCTGGAGCAAGGCCGGCTGCTGGCCGACTTGCCGACAGCGGATTTTTTCAACGGCCCCATTCCCGCGGAAGCGGAAGCATTTTTAAAAGGAGAGCTTGCATGA